The Neodiprion lecontei isolate iyNeoLeco1 chromosome 6, iyNeoLeco1.1, whole genome shotgun sequence sequence AGGGCCTGTGACTTGAGACCTTACGTCACTCAGGTACGAAAATACGCCATAATAATACTTGCCAATCGTCACCGCGGCGTGTGCCAAGAGGGGGATTTGCTTACCAATCGCAATTCACGAGGACATCAAAGTGTCGATCTGTTTGACCAATAACCGATGATTTCAGACGCGTGTATCAGGTGTGCGCAAAGCTTTATCATGTATTAAACAACGATCAAATTTCTTATAATAATCACCTACCCTGTGTCGCTGAATTCGCggtatttattttaatcaatagATTCCAATCCATCCAAGGCGTTTTTTTAAAACCggagtgattttgaaataagAATCGGAACATCTTTGCAATAAATGAACAACGTTATCATAAAAACTTTTCCTACTTGTACGACTtgtaagaaatttatttttcgcacGTTCGTGATTTACTCTTTCTTTCACATTCAATATTGACATATTTGGATCTTTTAATCGAGAATGCACATGAATTATTTCGACTCAATCAATTACACGTTACTTATTGTAACCGCAAGTAAAAAGTGCAGGTTGATACGTGGAaactgaaaaaagaaagaagaaaaaaattatcagcgGAAAAAGGAATTCACGCATCaacgaaatatttataaatatttgcgAGCACAGGAAACAatgcaataataaattgttgCACAGTGTCGAATGTCGGTTTTAAGAAACGGTATTTTTCTCGCGGGACAAAAGCGTGTCTAGTGCGTGTTGGGTGGCCAAAATACCGATGCCAAAGGTTCTCTAAGCCGTTTGAATTATTGAGAGCCGAATTGAGTCAgcgattgaataaaataaacacgTTGTCGTTCGCATACGCGTATAACCCTAGCGCATGATTAACGGTTAAACACAGTCGTATCGAGTGGGTGTGAGAATGAGGGCCGAAGAGTTTGGGATAGGGTTTCAGTCGCGGTGTCAGAAATCTCTCcctgtgtataaaataaacaacagTTTATCTTTATTGCGTTACACGAACGGTGTTCTGCGAAAATGGGCTTCGTCAGCTTTGTTTCGAGGGATGCACAACCGACTCGTGAAGAGTTTTGGCTTTCCTCACTGATCGTGAGAAACTGAGAAGTCAAGTGGTTTTGCCCGGGGTGGAACGGTTCTCGACGAATGAGCAATACACAGCATCGCTGCGGCTCTCAAAACTTGAAACTCCCTCTATTTCTCACCCTTAGATATACACGGAGGGAAAGGGTTAGTTTTTAGTCAAGTGACATTCGATTGATTCGACTAAATGATTGCAGTAATGTAAATTGAACCAGTTCCAATTCGACAAGTTACGCCAAACAAGCTCCGGCTAGATCAACAAACTATACGTTCAATCGATGTAAAGTTTTTTCAGGCTAGATTCGTGTATTCGTATTATTTGAAGTACATAATCGTTTTTGTCAAAGAACATGCGACTTGGAGGAACAATACATAGACTTTAAATGAAATGGTATTTAACTGACTCTATTTCGGAAACGCGTCAAAGGATTCACTCGAATCAATACTTCACTCGATCGCGACAAGAAAGGGTTTGTTGAATGAAGGCATTCGCTTAGCTACATCGTTTTGACAAACTACCTAAACCGAAATTGTTGAATCGAAGTCATAGTATTTGGAACAAATAAGGGATACTAGATTGAAGTGAATCACGGACTACAACAAAATCCATTTTCCTAGTTCAAGCATTCCTTTCCCTCCGAACATGGTCAAGCGACGTTTTCCAGTCCAGTCGAAATGTATACATTTGAAATTGCAATTCTTCCATACcaccattttctttttataatcGTTAGAGGGGGGTCATTGGTAGTCTAAATCCAGAATTTAAACTACGCTGTGAAAAGAGTTTATTTACAGTTAATAAACGTACACTTGGATATGGTGAAATAAATGTTTCGTTATTgttgtcaaattttatttgagcCAAATATGATTTGTCAACTAtaacaaattttatcgatCATTATTTGGCTCAactaaaattttataataataacgaaacattTATTTCACCATATCCAAATACGCGTTTATTAACAGTAAATAAGCTCGTTTTTCGGTGTGCAGATTCTGGCGTAGATTCGGACGCTATCTTGAATTTATGGGCGCatttgtttttgtaaaataactcgcccattttcaacttttcactaACAATAGTTACAATCAAACTTGTACGAGATTTAATTCTCTACAACATTGATGATTACAATTTCCTTTCTACGATCGATATTTTTTGACTTAAATCGTGAATTCAAGATGGTGTCTAAAGCTATACCGCAGAATCTGATCGTAATCCTAGATTTGGACTACTAATGATCTCCTCCCCGCCGCCCTGCCTATGATTAGAAGTATAAAATTGTGGTGTAGATAAATTTTACTTTCCGGTATTCTTTTTTGTATGTAGCGATTTGGATACACAAGACGAACCCGAGGtgatcgatttttaatttactatCGCATGCGATATCGCGCTTGGTAAGGCAGGCGTAACACGACGCGACTTACAGCCTGCTTGGGTGGGTGCAGAACTCGATTCATGTTACCCTGGCATGCACTTCGAACTACGATTCGTCGCAATCGgtgtcgtgaaaattttctaaattatgAGAATAGGAAGTCCTGCGTTTCAAGGATGCTGGTgtaccgagagaaatttctaattGTGGTTCCTACAGAGTCGttaaccattttcatttttaccatGACTAAAAATATAGCCCTTTGTatatacaaaatgaaaacaagtTTTGTAGACGTACTCAGAAACTGTAATAGGTTCTTTTTCATTACGGTTACTCGTTCTATGGTTCCTTAATGTTACTACTGATGGGATCGATTCGACGTCAGtgtaacgataaattgatggtaaggcgttttttttttttttttttttaatgaaaaaatttataatcaactCGTCAAACAGATTTAACGTTAATGCTGTGACCAGAAAACATAGCACTGACGACTATGAAATCACACTAAATAATTGCTTGTGCCGCATTTTCTTGTAATACTGAGAATATTTAATAAACGATATTGTAACGATACACATTTCACTAGAACTTTctaataaatataacaaatgaaattctacTCAGTGTCAGtagaaaattgatactttttgattaattgattacAAGGTAGTCACATAACGGGTactcaaaaaattaatacgtTGGCAAACCACGTGACGCTTTTCCCAAATACGTGAGAAATAGAtacaataattgaattatgGACGAGAGCCTAGGGATCCATTTTACATTTCTAATCACTCTGAAAGCCTTAAAGATGTAGCAAATTCGTTCATTTCCTGTTTCTTCCCTTTggttgaattcaaatttctgtACAAAATAATCGAATGGAAATGGGTAGAGACGGAAAATGAGTGAATCACAGATTGGATTGAATCGAAGTTGcgttgaatttcaaatgtCAAAGTGGCGAcacataaaaaaatcaatgtacCGCCGACTAATTCGTATTAATGTTCGCATCATATgtaataagattttttttttttgcgaaattcGCGTACTGGTTGACATCAAAACGAATTTGTTTAACTGTATATTATCATTTAACGGAACTCCCTGTAAATGTGAGGGACATGCGATCGTGCTCGATGAGGCTctcaaatgaaaattctttttatctGCGATTGCACCTGATCTGTTTCCTGTCCACGGTGTTGTTCACCGTGTCGCCTAAGAATCCATGATAGGCTCGTGCTCGGATAGCTGACACCCATTCGTCATTCGAGCCTTCTTATGCCAAGAGGACACTTATATTTAACGTACATGCATGGCTAAGAAACAGAATTACGAATACATTCCACAGAGggcggtgaaaaaattttctctctaaaTTGCAGATCAGGATTTAAATTCTCCAGATCCTATATGTATTGACCAACATGTTTGCGATGAAGTCGGTTTATTATGTTTGATGATAATTTTCCGTCTTAAAGTCGCTCCAGTCTTGTCCGCTCTCTTCTGATCATCAGAGGCGGAGGATGTAGCTGCAGTTGTAGATTCTTCGTTATCCGGTTCACGTAAGTCTGTGTAATTGTTTGGCCGATTTGTGAGAGAAGATTCCGCTATTTGCTTAGTTGAACACTCATCGGGTGAAATATAGTGCACCGTAAACTGGGAATTCTTGATGGTAGATTTACCATTGGGATGTTGAtcattttctgagaatttaTTCTGGCGATAAGTTGATTCACACTGTAATCCCTCCTTTTGTGCCTTTGAGGATTTTTTAAGGTGAGGAATGTGGGATGCGCTGCCTATTTTACGGGAAATGAGTGAACTGgctttgttaatatttttatcccgAGAAGGAATTTCTTCGTCAGCAAGAACGGTAGATGTTTCTTTCGAAGTATTTGAAACTGTGATGTACGCGTTACTTTCGTGTTTActtctctcttttccttttttcgatCTTACGCTGGAACTCCTTTTGGTAGATCCAATTTCTGATATATTTTCAGCTAACGATCGTTTGCTTCGGGTGGATTCAATGGTTGCGGATTTTTCGGAGGTCTTTCAGTCATTTTCAAGTCGGGATGTAGAgctgaaaattaattcaaataatcattctcttcttcttttctaattCGCGAAGACACGTTTCTGAAGCAATTTGAGGGACTAGCCCGCAAAGTGTCCTCATCGAACAGATCGTCATCTCTGTTAaatctcaaatttttgttcgatCGTCTATTTGACAAATCGCCTCGTACTTTCTTTTTCAGGAAGTATAACGATGATCCCACTTCTGTCATTGCTGAATAGACTTGTTTATCTCTCATCTCTTTACCAGCTAAGGGACCATGTGTTAGttctttatgatttttttcgtcaacGAATTCCTGATAATCTTCTGCCGTTGCATACAATGACAGAGGTACTCGTTTAATTACAAGTTTCTCAACAATGTAATCGCATTCGTTCGGGTTGTATTCCTTCAAAGTCAACCTTCTCTCCCGCTTATGTCTTCGGCAGCAACTTAAAATTGAAGCCCAATTAGTGGATCCATGACTGGAGCATGAAATGTCGTCGAATATTCTACTCCGTTTTGTGTTGCTGACTGAGAATGTAGAATCCACTTCTTTAACTTTTTTTGCGCTCATAATAGTGGATCAAACGCTAAAGATTACATCACGTCACTGCAGATTGTAACATACCTAATCAGATTTACAATTGCCATTGTATGTAATTATCTCGGTTTTTATTACGAGGCCAACTATGATGCAGCTCATCCTGCCGGCGCGGCGAACAGAATTATTAGATTAGAATATGTGTTGTAAAGAAACTAAATCCCAAATATCGGTTATCAAAATTTGGCCCGTGTAATCGAACAAAATGTCACCAGGCGAATATCGTATTCTGAAATGCCTAAAATAGCTGATAGCAGAGATGAGTAGGTTTTTACCCGTTTATTAACCTCGGTAAATCACTGTCCATTCGACCGCGTTACAACAATTCAACAGTCTGTcgccatatttatttataattataaagtACGGCAACTCAGAAGAGGTACCGCTGATGCTGATTCTTCAGCTGAAACTACGACTACGTCCCAAAGGGAGTAGCACTTTCGTATTCTTGATGATGGTGAGGCATGTCGGTAACCGATCCGCATTTACCGTCCGGCAGCAGTCGGTAATCAAGCGCGTATTTATCATAGCGAATGGCTACTGCAGTTGTTGAAAGTGAACAAGTAACGTGAAAatctttataatttatttaacagATAAAAAAACATGCGTGTGGTAATCACACGCAACAGAAGTGAAACTTCTGAAATCTATCTGAGTGATTTACCGtgagttacaaaaaaaaaaaaatggttcttTGATTAGCTTATATTTAAACAATGAGGCTGAGAGAatgagaaagagaagagaagaatgACACAAATAAGGATAGGGAAAATTagcgattttcagtttttatttgaaatattaaaaatgcaATTTGTAATAAGTTTTTGTGTTAGGGCACAAAAGAGTGGGGGTACCAAGATCCGCTCAAAGGAAAGAGACCGATGATAGGTGTATGTTGGGGGTTTCAAAACACAGCATTTCATAACATTCTATAGTTACCTAAAGAAGTTTCACTTCAAAATTATAACGCGGATGCTTACAAACCCATAAACATGTGATCAGTTGCCTGTAAAACAGTGCAACCAGTCAAAGGAGACCTGAGGTTAAAATATTGGAATGCTACGTTTCGCGGTAAAGCTTATGTCGAAATAGCGTCTTGTCATTGGTTGCCAAGGATCAAAACAAGCGTCTACCGGCTCTTTTCAAAGTGACCAGTCTGAAATTGGCGAGACAGAGCTCAGCAGGTattctgttttgttttcgcAATAATAACTGCCTGTGACGAGACGAGTATGTGTAGCGTGCTCGAgtgaaattattgtttttaatgTTAGACGCGGTCCAAAACGGACTTTAGACGTGAAAATGAGTTGCAGGTATGTGCGTGAAGAGAGCCGATTAATGATTCAATGCAATCGCGAAGGTTTATGTGTGAGAATTGATCTTAGAAAATTAGTGGATGAAATTGGTTTCAACGTCGTAATATGTGACTATTAGGCGTAGGTTTTTGATCGACTGATGAAATGATTATTTTGGTTCTTTATTTCAGGACGGAAGTTTGGAACATTTTATATCTTCCAGacgaaattttaatgaaaattatttcaagctTAAATATCGGAGAGAGGTTGCCTCTGGCATATTTTTGCAGGAGATTTCATACACTTTTGTTGAATGACGAATGGGCATTGACGTGAGTAAAATGTGCATGCAATTTTTgctacagaatattttttcttacattagtTGTACATTTATTTGCATACCTGAATCGGCCCTCATCACTCTAAGGGGATGCTATGGTCGATTTCAACGTGAGGTACATACCTCAAAATATTAAAGcccacgtatctcaaacgcgcAAAAAGGGTTAACAAACAGCTCCattctatacgcaattctgaacaCAAACACTtcattacattttcatttgacacaGAGATTAAGAAATGGCATGATTCCTACGAATTTACTATCATGATTTTCTGtgcaatttctttatttctgtgtcaaatgaaaatgtattggaATGTTTTTGTCCAGAATTATGTGTAGAATGGGGCTGTCGAGGCCTTTTACACATTTGAGATTCATGGATTTCGATATTTGGACATACATACGTTTAATGTGTTTAATCTCTAAGATGTAAATGTGTAAATATTACATGATAAGAAGGTATGAGTTTTGTGTGAAtgcgagttttttttatttttaggaaTTTAGACTTCTCCAAAGATGGATACCTCACAACAGTATCAGATGTGCACTCATATGTCTTCAATAAACAGATATGTTAACATATACGGCGCTTGAATTTTGCTGGCATGTACTGCCCAGAGCCAGAGGAGATATTTAAGAGTATCTCCGAGGCAAAAAATCTCATCGAACTCGACGTGTCAACTGTTTAATttgaagatttcgagcaatttttaaatctgttGTTTTCTCTTTAGAGaggctgaaaaaattatctatcATTTGGCTGACTGAATGTAAAAACGAAATACTGTATCACGTAATATTGGTAGAATCATTATGAAGACTTACCCGCTTGTCCATAAGATTGTGCAATGTAAATGACAAATGGCACATCATCAGGTCGTTCGacggaataattcatttggaAGAACTCCGTTTGGTGCAGATATGCTTTGTTTCAGAACCTGAACGTCGATATATTTGGCTAAGAATACCAAAAATCATGCACAAACTCCGATTAATAGCATGTCTTGGATGTGATACGAACTTTCTCGAACAAATCATCTTAGATATGTTGCCAAACCCTGAACGATGGATCAATCTTAGTAAAGGTGATTTCAGAAAAACACGTTACTTTCACTACGGTACGTATCCAAATTACTGTACTTGATGCACGACAAGAGCTATCTTGAAAACTCACTTGAAATCTCGGCAATACCTACCAGCCATAGTTCAGTTCTCCGAACTGCAGGAAAAGTACAATCAATtcaatcgaaatttcaaaggAGAGGGGTTCAGGATTGATCCAAGATTATTCGAATATTACACAttcataattaaatttattgtaaagtaCAAACTTGTTTTTGATATGTGATCTACCAATTTGGCAAATAGGCCAACACATACTCACATACTCATGATCCGATTCTATTGAATgacttttcgtttttcacagaAAATCACATTAAAATTTCTAAGTACCTAAGCGAAAACATTATTCACACTGCTTCTACTTGGGAAAGTCTGTGAACGATgtcgaaagttgaaaagtgCATAAGTTTTGAAACCATACTGGAGGAATTGATGAGGATTTCCAAACATACAATCTTGAACAGGAACTGCTTTCTGTCTAAAAATAACGGTCCAGATCAGTTCATGCCAAGAATTCAGCATGTAAAGGTAAAGTTATAAGTTTCAGactcgttgaaaataaacctTGTTAATTATTTGCAACAAGTGCAAACGAGTCAAAGGCTTAATGATGACTGATAGAGATGTCCAGTAAAATTTGTGTAATCCAATCTATTGCGTGAAAAACTCTAATCAAACAgcacaaaaatatttattattcgcattttgagtaatttttttcgatcaaaATCAAATCTCCGCTATTTTGGTTGTAACAGATACTATTTTTACTTGCAttgacaagaaaaataattattttcacctaTCATCTCTTGAatcactttatttttttcgtactaTGATTTGGTAATTGAAACCTTCTAAACATTACAGCTCTTGCTTGAAAATCCAAGCCAACCAATTTATTACATGAACGTGAACCAGAGCATAGAGCAGAATTCCCAGCTGCATTTGATATTATTAATGTTTACAAGTTTGACGGAACTTGTTTTGTCCAACATAATAATAAGCAATCGTAAGTAGCTCGCTTCCATTGtgcgaataattatatttaaatatttacatggcttttttcaaactgaatTTTAAGTACTCTTTGTTATATTCGAAAATACTGCATTGATGATACACTTCAATTACAGGAGCCTGGTAATTtgtcaaattgaaaatgctCCTTCTCAACTAGTTGAGATGAATTGAAAGATTGAATCACGTTCGATCTATCAACGTAAAGATAAAGATTCAAAGATACTTCACTTACTGACCTCTGAAATTTATCTCCTGATTCTTTTACAGTGacttaaataatgaatttcacTAGTATTCGCAtccattttttatacttttctgCATAGGCTTGACTTTCACTTGACTCTTTCAGTCACGTGATTCAGTTTGTCAGAATATATtggaatgaaatataaaaaaattatacaacaaAGGAAAAAACGCGTGCCACTGATAGTGGTttctgtgactgaaagggttaaatggTCTGAAAAGCTCTGAGTATTGTGACCATACCATTGTTAACTTTAGCCAGTGCTATGATACTTGAAAACTTGACTTAGAGAAATaatattcttcttttcttataatttattttcatgccATCATGGTCGACTTTGGGGTGCTTATCAAAATTGATGATAACAGGTATGAAGCAAAAATATAAAGATTCTGAGGACGAGGATTTAGAACCAGAAACTTCATGTTTCCATGCAATAGTGCAAAATATTCCGAATGTGAAAGCATTGACGATAAATGCTGGGTAATTAATGTTAACTAAACAGATAATTTAAAGTAATAGCAGCAGCCAATGTTACTATGAATAACACTTCTTGACACTCGTGAATTTTGACGTTTTCGATATTCGCATTTTTATGCTATACACAAGCGTTAGTTGAATTCGTGGACTAAATATCAAAGGGTGAAAaggtattttttgaaaatgtactacAAAACTTATTCCAATAATAACGTTGGATCATTTTAAACTTCGCTCAAATTTATAAGGGAATCACTGTTTTGAGATCTTGGATTAGAATGGATTAATAAAACATTAGTGTGAAATCTACATCATTTGAACTCCACGATCATTTTGGGCAATGGCTGATATCAGTATACATTCTGTCTTGTGCCAAACGAAATTAGAACTATTAGAGATGAAGTATGATTTAACTTTCATCAAAGTTCTAGATGATAAGAAGGCGGCTCGCGAAAGTCATTTATACATGTGGCAAAAAATTGCCGATTCTGATCTTGCAAATGGCGAACATGGCTCATTCATCGTGTGCACTCAACAATTCTCacttttattatcattttgatTTTAGTCTACATCGTAATTTAGATAGCTTTCACTaatatatgttataatttCAGAATACTGGAGGACGCACAATTGTGGGATCTGGCCGCGCTTCGCATGATCGCAGGTTGGAGACACCTTACAAGTTTGCACCTGGTGAAAATCCCGATCAAAGATGGTCAATTCCTCGTGGAAATAGCCGCACAGTGTaaaaatttggagaaattaaggatattataatataatataattaaggATTTAGGGCCACAATCAACGTGCTGTTACACAAAAGAGTTGATGCAAATGCTGACAGTTTGCCACAACTTGAAAGACTTCTCGATTGAACAGAGCAACTTCTGCCAAATACCTCGTTTATTCGAAACTCTCGCTAAAAATCTGAAGCTCAAAAGAGTTTGTCTCAAAAGTTTGGGCAGATCAAGAAAGTCACCGAACTTGACACCCTTCATTGAAAAGTTAATATGATCTTGTGAACTGGTATTGTTTGTGTGCCAATATAAAGGATTGGCTGATGATGCTTGTGATGAATTGAAATCGATTTTACAGAGGTGATGACAGCAATTTTTTGGACATTTGATACAATTCAAATACTCTGttcgatacatttttttaaatttattcatttatttgacGGGACAAGGCCAATTATCAATGTTAAAGTTATGTGCTTGAATAATATGTGGTATATTTATGAACTAATACTGTCCT is a genomic window containing:
- the LOC124294954 gene encoding uncharacterized protein LOC124294954; translated protein: MSKVEKCISFETILEELMRISKHTILNRNCFLSKNNGPDQFMPRIQHVKLLLENPSQPIYYMNVNQSIEQNSQLHLILLMFTSLTELVLSNIIISNRMKQKYKDSEDEDLEPETSCFHAIVQNIPNVKALTINAGILEDAQLWDLAALRMIAGWRHLTSLHLVKIPIKDGQFLVEIAAQF